From Phoenix dactylifera cultivar Barhee BC4 unplaced genomic scaffold, palm_55x_up_171113_PBpolish2nd_filt_p 000980F, whole genome shotgun sequence:
aagaaTGCATCTAGAGACTAATATTCCAAAATTCAAACTTTGGATAGTACCTATACTTCACCCAACCAAGGGGCTGTGGCTTGTCCACATCCtaataaaatttctttcatcAGTCATTCCATTTGCAGGCAACAAGTGTCCaataaggaaagaaaatatattttgagaTTCATCTATTAAGACCCTCTTTCTTTTCCATGATAAGATATGGATATCAAAGGACTAGCTTACACAGCTAAGCACTCATCAAGATTCAAGAGAAAGGCCCTCTGTAACAGCGGACCAGAAAATTAAAAGGTCTATATTATATAATGTTTGTATAAATGAAAAATCATCATTTATATGTGTGATATTGCACATGGATGTGGAAGTAACAATGTCTCATAAGAACAGTCTTTTCAAATGCTTCTAGAGAGCTAAGAAAATAGAGGTGAGCATAAACAAAGTACCATGCGGATAGGCTCTTCTGGGCCGTCCTGTTGCACAATCAATTACTGTACTGAATACCAACAAGAGTTGCAGGTATAGTCTCTGGTTTGCTGAGATCGGCCTGTTCAAAAAGTAGAAAGGTGCACACTTCAGCATGACTttgagagataaaaaggaagggcAGACCTCACACGAAATCAAGGGAAAATGTTAAACATTCAGTTGCAGCTGATAAACAAGCAACTAACAACTAATTATTCTTCCATAGTTCATACAAACTGAAAAAAAGAGCATGCACATAAAGATTGCATGATATGTATGTAACATCCAAATGGGGATCAAGTATGCTGGTGTAAATAACCAGTTAAGTTTTCAGGTAACCCTTACCTTTCCAACCCATGATTTAGATGATCCGTTTCCCACCGAAATTGTTTGCTTGACAAATATATGTACAAATAGATAAGCAGGTTCGCTGTAAGAGTGCACCTGAGCTTACCCCACATAAAATTAGGCAAAAGATGAACCTCCACAATTTATTCATTTAGCCTTTCCTGTGTTTTCCTCAACAAAAAGCAAAACACATTTCTGGACACCTAAGTGCACTCTAAAAAATACAGCATATTCAAGTTTGCAAAGGTTGTcagtttaaaatataaataggtATTACAGGTATAATTACCTGGATATATAATGCCAATAACAAGCTTTTAAAATATCAAGAGGGTATTTGCTCTAGTATCATTGTATAGAACAAATATAAGAAAACATTCTGATTTGAAGCAGAAAACATATAAAACTTGAAACATACATTGACAACTGTAGCACCCCAGTCCCGAAGGAAGTCAGCAGGAGCTGGCCGAGGCCTTACAAGACATCTAACATCATAGCCTTCATCTAGCGCCCTCCTAACAACCTGCCGACCCAAAGTTCCAGTAGCACCAACAACTAATATACTTGTTGGCCTAACAGGTGTTCCTTGTGATATACTTGTTGCAGCTACAGTCTGAGCATTACATGAAACCTGTAATGGCATATAATGCCTGCCTGAATAGAGTAAAGAGTCGAGTGTAAATGTCTGAACAGAGCCTTGGAATTGCAATAGAGATTCCACAGATTAAGTTTTGGATTGCAATCAGATGAAGGACATCCGAAAACTGAAATTCAATAATGAAACAATGAAATGACTTTTAATAAATTGGTGAGTCCCTCCTCatccctcaaaaaaaaataatggagcCATCAAAATGAAGAATCTTAAGCATCATGCAACTAGCACTCCATGCACAGCCAGAACTATCTTCATGCAAAAGGCATAAAGAACCTTAAATTTTGCAACAAGTTCAACATATCAGATTCTTGTACTCGCCAGGCATCCAATTAGAGACCCTATGAAAAGAGCAGTCATACTTAGCTAATCAAAATCAATTGGTGAAAATAGTATGGCGCATCTGTGCACTAATGATTCTACAAATGGAATTCCAAGTAGCTGATTTGTTCTACCAATGCTCGAACTCTTAATTAACTTCACAAGTTGagcaataaataaaacaaaaacagtaaaaaaaagatttttttactcgcctggtgaagaagaggaggaaagggGAAGGGAAGAGGAGGTCGGCTTGGAGTTGGACCGGCGCTAACGTGCGGCCcaggagagggaggggaggtTGGCGCGACGGCGGCTGGTGGACGAGGCGAGGGGAGTTGAGTTGGGGGAAGGAGAGAGCCGAGCCTCGAAGCCATTGGTAGTGGAAACACTGCTTTTGTTATCCCTCTCTTCGACTTGCCGCGATCAAGTGGATCGAGGCTGGTCGCGTTGCTGTCCGGCATCCGGCGGAGATTTGGAGGAGAAATCAGAAAGAGCGAGAAAGAGGGGAGTAGTGGGGTGGGGAGCGGATGGCGAGGCGAAGCAGTCGACTCTATTCTGCCACGGTCGACCGGAATGGATCATGCAATTGCCAACTggctttctttattttattttccttttcacaATTTCATTGCGACCTTTATCTTAACGATGGGGATGGCGTTAATCACGCCTCTTTGCTACCAGTGAATCTACGATACTATCCGGTTACTTTAGCAGGAGAGGACCATTGATGATCTTTtgctgctatatatatatatatatatatattatatatatatatatatatatatatatatatatatatatatatatatagtttttttaatatgaatatttttcttacaaatttaaatttatataaatattttttaaaatttatattatttctGTATCatttaaaatactatttttgcacaaatgcccgTGATATAATAGTTCTTCTAATaccgttaataaaaatcatatttattttaattaaaaataaaataaaattttgaaattatttttttatccacTATACGATGtcttgtattaatatatattatattttattatattttgttctataatattatgtaatattttttttaagtttattttgtcatactaaaaatatttttttaatttattaaccaaacatatattaaaatgttatagtatttaagaaatttaattACTGAACAGGAAcagttttttataaaaactctagATCAACTAGCGCCAACGCTAAGAAATTCTCTCGGTGGCACGTGCATATCACGTGACTATTTCAGTCTGATATGGAGACCGGAATGCGACCAGATCTCTCACAAGGTGAGACCGCCTAGCGCGAGCGCCCGTGAGCCCGTCGGAAATGCAGGGAGGCTCCACCGGCATCGTCTACGGCGGCCTCAAGTACCAGGTGACCCCCAAGAACACAACAATTCCATCTCTTTGACGCCAAAACCCTAGCACTCAAATCCCTTTCTTTCTCCAGGCCAGATGCATCGCCGACGTTAAAGCTGATCCGGATCACACCAGCTTCCTCGCCGGCACCCTCAGCCTTCGAGAAGAGAACGAGGTCGGATCGCAAAACCCTGGTTCTTCATCTCTTCCTCGATCGTTCCTCAACAATCTTTCGCACTTTTATTCGTCCAGGTCCATTTGATCCGGCTCTCGCCCTCGGGAACGGAGCTCGTGTGCGAGGGCTTGTTCTACCACCCCAGCGAGATCTGGGATCTCAAGTCCTGCCCCTTCGATCCAAGAATCTTCTCCACCGTCTTCACCTCCGGTAAAAGCAATCGATCTTCCTATTCGAATTGCGTGACCTCATTCTA
This genomic window contains:
- the LOC120107714 gene encoding WD repeat-containing protein DWA2-like; translation: MQGGSTGIVYGGLKYQARCIADVKADPDHTSFLAGTLSLREENEVHLIRLSPSGTELVCEGLFYHPSEIWDLKSCPFDPRIFSTVFTSGKSNRSSYSNCVTSFYRDSIWT